The proteins below are encoded in one region of Roseovarius bejariae:
- a CDS encoding MlaC/ttg2D family ABC transporter substrate-binding protein produces the protein MMNDVSRRHLIAAGAAAVAMGAMPAPSLALTDSAAKQLVDRVVSEINKVIASGRSLSSMIRDFERIFTRYADVNIIARSTLGADSRRASSSQLRAFTDAFRGYIARKYGKRFNEFVGGKIEVNGVRRVKSWHEVRSTVYLRGESPFEVLFLVSDRSGKDLFFDMVIEGVSLRLTERTEIGAMLDRRQGNIDAMIQDLRKAG, from the coding sequence ATGATGAATGATGTTTCACGCCGTCACCTGATCGCCGCAGGCGCGGCCGCGGTCGCAATGGGGGCCATGCCCGCCCCGTCGCTCGCGCTGACTGATTCCGCGGCCAAGCAATTGGTCGACCGCGTGGTCAGCGAGATCAACAAGGTGATCGCCTCGGGCCGGTCCCTGTCCTCGATGATCCGCGATTTCGAACGCATCTTCACTCGCTATGCCGATGTGAACATCATCGCCCGTTCCACGCTGGGCGCGGATTCGCGCCGTGCCTCCTCGTCGCAATTGCGCGCCTTCACCGATGCCTTCCGTGGCTATATCGCCCGCAAGTACGGCAAGCGCTTCAACGAATTCGTCGGCGGCAAGATCGAGGTGAACGGCGTACGCCGCGTGAAATCCTGGCACGAGGTACGCTCCACCGTCTACCTTCGCGGCGAGTCGCCCTTCGAGGTGCTGTTTCTGGTGTCCGACCGCTCGGGCAAGGACCTGTTCTTCGACATGGTGATCGAAGGCGTCAGCCTGCGCCTGACCGAACGCACCGAGATCGGCGCGATGCTCGACCGGCGCCAGGGCAACATCGACG
- a CDS encoding MlaA family lipoprotein: MGSFLAACANPGPSHPVDEPFDPYESQNRKVHEFNRSLDRAILRPAGRGYSNFLPDDIETLIGRFAFNLSIPGAIVNNILQGNGKGASEDLYRFAINTTVGLGGFFDPASEMGMPQATDADFGQTLHVWGAREGAYVELPLLGPSTERDTWGKVVDVFTNPLTYAIDEPENYYGTAASVSSRLSDRGRYSDTIDSILYESADSYAQARSLYLQNRRFELGGTEGGSYADPYDDPYSDPYEDPYDE, translated from the coding sequence ATGGGCTCTTTCCTCGCGGCCTGTGCCAACCCCGGGCCCTCGCATCCTGTGGATGAACCCTTCGACCCCTACGAGTCGCAGAATCGCAAGGTGCATGAGTTCAACCGAAGCCTCGACCGCGCGATCCTCCGCCCCGCCGGGCGCGGCTACAGCAATTTCTTGCCGGACGACATCGAAACGCTGATCGGGCGTTTCGCCTTCAACCTGTCGATCCCCGGGGCCATTGTGAACAACATCCTGCAAGGCAACGGGAAAGGCGCCAGCGAAGACCTCTACAGGTTCGCGATCAATACCACCGTCGGGCTGGGTGGCTTCTTCGACCCGGCCAGCGAAATGGGCATGCCCCAGGCGACCGATGCCGATTTCGGCCAAACCCTGCATGTCTGGGGGGCGCGCGAAGGCGCCTATGTGGAATTGCCCCTTCTCGGCCCGTCGACCGAGCGCGATACATGGGGCAAGGTGGTGGATGTGTTCACCAACCCGCTCACCTACGCCATAGACGAGCCGGAAAACTATTATGGCACAGCCGCATCGGTGTCTTCACGTCTGAGTGACCGAGGCCGGTATTCCGATACGATCGACTCGATTCTCTACGAAAGTGCTGACAGTTACGCACAGGCCCGTTCACTTTATCTTCAGAACCGCCGATTCGAACTGGGCGGAACCGAAGGTGGCAGTTACGCCGACCCTTATGACGACCCCTATAGTGACCCGTATGAGGACCCCTATGATGAATGA
- a CDS encoding RidA family protein — MGTFESKLAEMGVTLPDAPAPAANYVPYVQVGDMLYVSGQISKDGDTLITGKLGDDMDTAQGAEAAKVCAIALLAQVKAACGGDLDRLKRVVKLTGFVNSTADYGEQPHVVNGASDFIGEALGETGKHSRSAVSAAALPFGVAVEIEGIFQIG, encoded by the coding sequence ATGGGAACCTTTGAATCGAAGCTGGCCGAAATGGGCGTGACCCTGCCAGATGCCCCGGCCCCGGCGGCGAATTACGTACCCTACGTGCAGGTGGGCGACATGCTTTATGTCTCCGGGCAGATTTCCAAGGATGGCGATACGCTGATCACCGGGAAACTGGGCGATGACATGGACACCGCGCAGGGGGCCGAGGCGGCCAAGGTTTGCGCGATTGCCCTGCTGGCACAGGTCAAGGCGGCCTGTGGTGGCGATCTGGACCGTTTGAAGCGCGTTGTGAAGCTGACCGGCTTCGTCAATTCCACCGCCGATTATGGTGAGCAGCCGCATGTGGTGAACGGGGCCTCGGACTTCATCGGCGAGGCCTTGGGCGAGACGGGCAAGCATTCGCGCTCGGCCGTGTCGGCGGCGGCGTTGCCGTTCGGCGTGGCGGTCGAGATCGAAGGGATTTTCCAGATCGGATGA
- a CDS encoding glycerophosphodiester phosphodiesterase family protein, with translation MTRPLPDAFCRLPLAHRALHDKAAGRPENSRAAILAAISAGYGIEIDVQPSKEGCAMVFHDYDLKRLTGERGPIQQRAAHDLGQVVLLGGDEGIPTLNEVLELVGGKVPLLIELKDQNGQMGVTDGRLEQAVAQGVQGYGGPVAVMSFNPEMVARLAELIPEVPRGLTTAGFTPEDWGLLKPQVRERLRTIPDFDRVGASFISHDVNDLDNVRVAELKGQGADILCWTVRSEAQERMAREVVCNITFEGYLPEFPG, from the coding sequence ATGACCCGCCCCCTGCCCGACGCCTTTTGCCGCCTGCCGCTGGCGCACCGGGCCTTGCACGACAAGGCCGCGGGGCGGCCCGAAAACTCGCGCGCGGCGATTCTGGCTGCAATATCTGCTGGTTACGGGATCGAGATTGACGTGCAGCCCTCGAAGGAGGGCTGCGCGATGGTCTTTCACGACTATGACCTCAAGCGGCTGACCGGGGAGCGCGGCCCGATTCAGCAACGCGCGGCGCATGATCTTGGGCAGGTCGTTCTGCTGGGCGGCGACGAGGGCATTCCGACGCTGAACGAAGTGCTGGAGCTTGTCGGCGGCAAGGTCCCCCTCCTGATCGAGTTGAAAGACCAGAACGGCCAGATGGGCGTGACCGACGGACGACTGGAACAGGCCGTCGCACAAGGGGTACAGGGTTACGGTGGGCCGGTGGCGGTGATGTCCTTCAACCCCGAGATGGTGGCGCGGCTGGCCGAATTGATCCCGGAGGTTCCACGGGGCCTGACCACCGCGGGTTTCACACCCGAGGACTGGGGCCTGCTCAAGCCGCAGGTGCGCGAACGGTTGCGGACGATCCCGGATTTCGATCGCGTGGGTGCCTCTTTCATCAGCCATGATGTTAACGATTTGGACAATGTGCGGGTGGCCGAATTGAAGGGTCAGGGCGCGGATATCCTGTGCTGGACGGTGCGATCAGAGGCGCAGGAACGCATGGCGCGCGAGGTGGTCTGCAATATCACCTTCGAGGGCTATCTACCTGAATTTCCGGGTTGA